DNA from Arthrobacter sp. StoSoilB19:
ATGCAGGGACAAAGGCGCTGGGCCTGGCGACGCTGGAAGTCCTTGCCAGGAGCGAACTGGCCCGCACGGAGGAACTCGAGTTGTTCGACATCGCCTGGAAGAGTGTGTCCGGGGACGAGAACGGGGACGATGCCGACGCCGGCCCAGGGCAGGAGAGTGCCGTCGTGGACGGCCCGGACAACTTAGGCGAGAATGGAATGACGGATGAAGACAGTGCCAAGGAGGCTGGACCATGAGCGCAGCATCGCCTGAACACCGCCTTGTCCACACTCCCCGAACCGGTACCAAGCCCGCGGGCAAAAAACCCACGCCTGCCGAGCACCGGGTCCAGGTTGCCGCGGCCAGGCTGCGCGTCACGCTTGATGAACGGCTGGGGCGGGAAACGCCCGCCAAGACCAAGGCGCTGGCCAAGGAACCGATCTAAATCCCGCTGCGGGGGCTTGGGGATCGACGGCGAATGGCTGGGTTTGGTGGGCAGTGGCGGCAGTAATTCTTGGCTGCGACACGAACGGGCTGCACCGCTGGGACTACGGAGCCGTCGTCGCGCAGGTGGCGCAGTCCGGCAGGTTCCTGGACCGCTGGCGCGTCGGCTTCTGCCCTGACATCCGCCCGGGGACCGAAGCGTGGCTCCTGGTGCAAGGCGGCAATGATGCAGGCAGCGGCCTCATCGGTCACGGGTCGGTGGCATCGGAGCCCTACCAGGCCGCCGCAGGCGATGATTCCGATGCCAACGACTGGTTCATCGCAGTCGCTTTCGACGCACTGCTCCCGCTGGGCGAGCAAATACGCCCCGGGACCCTGCGGGAGGCCTTTCCCGGTGACCTCTGGGCCAAGGCGAACGGCCCCTCCCTGGTGACCTTGCCGCCGTCGTCCTGGCCTGTTCTGCAACGCTTGTGGAGGGAATACGGGCCCACGACGCCGGATCCCACCGAGGTGGTTGCCGGAACCTTTCCGCCGGGCGGCGTCAGCCATATCCAGGTGAACCGCTTTGAGCGGGACCCCGACGCCCGCCGGGCCTGCCTGGCCTTCCACGGCACGTCGTGCGCCGCCTGCGGCTTCTCCTTTGAGTCCGCTTACGGTGAGGCCGGTACAGGAGCGACAGCCGTGCACCACGTGGTGCCGCCGGCCATGATTGGCAGCGGATACCAGCTTGACCCCATCGCCGACCTCATTCCGCTTTGCCATAACTGCCACGCCGTGGCGCACGGGGCAAACCCGGCGCGGACGGTTTCCGAACTCCGGAGCATCATGTCGGCCGCCGGGCATGTGCGGGGTGAAGTGGTCACTGACCTGGCCCTTCAGGCCCAGGAGGACGCACGGCGGATCCTCGGGGGCGGCAAGACGTAGGGGCCAGCATTCGGGGATAAAATTGCAGGGATGACATTGGCTGCACGTTCCGGGGTGTTTCAGTCGGTCAGGAGCGCCCGGCCCCTGTTGCGCCGCGTACCCGTATGGACATGGCGCGTCCTGATGCGCGCCGTCAGTGCCCGGGAGCAGGCGCGGTTCAACACCGACCCAATCACGGCTGTGGCATATGTGCACGACATTGACTACGTGGGTGATGCCCTCCGCGCCCACCGCCTCGACGTTTTGACACCGCTGCAGCCGGCAGCTGACTCTCCTGGTACAGAGGCTGTGGCGGCGGAGCTGCTTCCCGTCTACGTTTACTTCCATGGTGGCGGGTGGACATCCGGTGACAAGGCAGCCCTGACCAAGTACTGCGCCAACCAGGCAGTGGGCGGGATGGTGGTGGTCAACGTCAACTACCGGCACGCGCCCCGGTTCGCCATGGGGCATGTGCTCGAGGATGCCAATGCCGCCCTGGCGTGGGTTGCCGCCAACATCGAGGGGTACGGCGGGAATCCCAAGAGGCTGATCCTGGGCGGGGACTCGGCCGGCGGACAGATCGCTGCCCTGCTGACCGCAGCCAGCTTGCGTTCCGAACTGGCGGCGCATTATGCCCTGCGGCCGGCAGTTCCCGCGGGACACCTGAAAGGGCTCGTCCAACACTGCAGCGCAGTGGATTTCTCGGTCTTCTTCGACAGCGGATTTGTCCTCAGCCTGAACTTCGTCCGTATGCTATTGCCGCCTGCATCCCGGGCAACGGCCGGTCCGGGAGCACGCAATGGCCGTAAGCGGCCCTCTCCACCACGGACCGTGGCGCGGCTGAGGAGCGCCGCGGGTTTCCTGTCCCCGATCGAGTGGCTGGACGGGACCCATCCGCCCGTGTTCCTCACCACGTCCGAGCGTGACTACTTCTACCGGGCTAACCTGAATTTCATCGAGCGCCTGCAACAACACGACGTTCCAGTGGATGCCCTGATCTACCCTTGGGACAGCCTCAACACCGAACACACCTGGCAACAGGATTACCGTTACCCCGAATCCCAGGAAGTCTACCGGCGCCTTCACGCGTTCGTCCGCGGTGTGGCTGAACGGTCCACCGGTCCTGCCCCTGAATAAATTCAAGGCACTGGACTATGTTGGGACCATGGCAGAGCTGGACCGGAACGGGTACGGGGTCGACCCCGAGGAGTTTGGCTCCGCCCTGGTGGACGCGGCCGCCTTGCTCGATGCGGAGCTGGGGGACGTTGACTGGTTCACTCCACCGCCGGGCGCTGTCCACCGATCCATTGATGTCCCCAGTGGCAGGCTCGCCGCCATGACGCTGGGCAATCCTGGCAATCCCAGCGTTGTGCTGGTGCCCGGAGCAACCGGTTCCAAAGAGGACTTCTCCCTCATGATGCCCGACCTGGCCAATGCCGGTTACTTCGCACTGAGCTACGATCTGGCGGGACAGTACCAGTCAGCGGCAGCGGGCCCCGGGAACCTGGTGCCGCCGCGCAAGCATTATGACTACCGGCTTTTCGTGGACGACTTCCTTGCAGTTCTGGAGACCACTTCCACCCCAGTCCATGTTGTGGGTTATTCCTTCGCGGGAATCATTGCCCAACTCGCCTTTGGGGAGCGGCCGGAGCTCTTCAGGTCCCTCACGTTGCTTAGCTGTCCGCCGGAGCCAGGCCAGAGTTTCAGGGGTGTGGGCCGCATCGGCCGGTTCAGCACGTGGGTGAACGGCCGGGTGGGTGCTGCCTTGCTGATCTGGGGCATCCGGAGCGGCAAGGTGGTGCACGTACCGGAGGGCAGGCGGCGGTTCGTCAACTACCGGTTCCGCTTCACCCGCCGCGCCTCGGTCCGGGACATCTATACGCTCATGCAGAACGTTCCGGATCTTCGGCAAACACTGGCGGAGGCGTCCCTTCCCAAGTTTGTGGCCGTGGGCGAACACGACCTGTGGCCGCTCCGGCTTCACCGCCTCTTCGCCCAGTCAATCCGGGCCCGGATCGGCGTCTACAGGGGTGGCCACAGCCCCAGCGAAACGTCGCCCCACGAATTCAGCCGCGACCTCCTGGCTCTTTATGCCAAGGCCGGGAAGCGGTAACCGACGGCCCGTGCTTGCGCCGCCACTGGGCTCATTCCCGCCGGCGGCGCAACGGAGGCTGGTCCCTGAACTCGACGCGGAACGTGACAAGGGACATCTCGAGCCGGCGTCGGAACGCGGACCAGCTGGCGAAGGGGCGCGCGGATACGCCCACCTTCAGCGTGGGATCGTAAATGACGTCCATGTCCGGCCGGAGTCGGTGTGAGATTCCCTCGTGGCGTTGAAGGCTGGTTTCGGCACGAGGTTATCGCCGGGCAGGGGACGGGAGACCTCGTCGGGCGTTGCGCCCCAGCTGCTTGTCCCCGGCGCCTGGGCTTCCTGGAACCAGGGCTCCGGCGCTACTATCTCCCAGCACGCCGCGACGCAGCGGCGTGGGCCAGCGGTTGAGGGGAGCGTGGACGTGGGCGGAGGCAGGGGAACGAGCGGCCCGCACTGGCGGCGTGTGCTGGCGACGCTTGGCAACAACGATGCCAGGACGGCGTACGCCCAAATCGTGCTTGGAGCTGCGGCGCCAGACGTACTGCCCAACGTGAAGGAACAGCGGCGAAACCGGGCCATCGATAGTCTGCTTGAGTCCGGACTCGTGGAACAGCACGCGCCCGGGCGGCTGGTGGCGGCCCAGACGATTTTTCGCGACCTTCTCGCCCAACAGCCCAAGCGTCAACCACAAATCGGGACAGATCGGTTCATGCGGCTTGGACGCATCGAAAGGTACCCGTCAAACTTGGCGCAACGGCGGGAACTCCTTGCCCGGATCGCGGACGAGGTCATGGCGCCCGGAGAACAACTCACTGAGAGGCAGGTCAACGAACGGCTTCTCAGTTACACGGACGACGTGGTGCTGCTGCGAAGGTACATGGTTGACTTCGGACTGCTGCAGCGAACCCCCTCGGGCTCCTCCTACACCCGCCACGTCTAGTTCCGCCAAGTGGGGTGCTCCTCACCGGATTCCTGCCGTGCCGCAGGTGCAGGAGGTGGTAAGTTCGGCCGCATGGAATGCGTCGTCATCTACACCGTCCGTGAAGGCATCGACCGCTCGCGTGTCATGGAGACGTACCCGCGCCACAAGGCCTACTACGAGGCGTTCCATGCGGAAGGCGGGGGGCTCGTGGCCCTGGGTCCATTCCAAACGGCTGACCCGGAGCTTAGTTCCATGGGCATTTTCACTTCCCGACAGGAGGCCGAGCGTTTCGTCGCTGCAGACCCCTTTATTACCGAGGGACTGGCCGAATGCCGGCTCTTGGAGTGGAACGCTGTACACCTCGGGTAGTGGCGCTCCATGGCGTGTCGCACGCAGCCACATAAGAAGTCGCAGAGTCACCCGAAGGAAGCATGCCCAATGAACAAGAACCGGCTGGAAGCGTTCAGCGACGGTGTCCTGGCGATCATCATCACCATCATGGTGCTGGAACTCCATACCCCGGAGGAACCAACGTGGGAAGGTGTGGCCAGCGTCCTGCCCACCCTCTTCAGCTACCTGTTGAGCTTCGTGTATGTCGGAATCTACTGGAACAACCACCACCACATGATCCATTTGGCGAGCCGCGTTAATGGGGCCATCCTGTGGGCCAACCTCCATCTGTTGTTCTGGCTGTCGCTGTTTCCTTTTACAACTCGATGGATGGATGAGTCCGGCTTCGCGCAGGTCCCTGTGCTGCTGTACGGGATCAACCTGCTGTGCGCAGCAATCGCATACTTCATCCTGGAGCGCCGCCTGATTGCTGCTCAAGGCAAGGACGGGGCCCTCGCCAGTGCTGTCGGCCGGGACTGGAAGGGCAAAGCTTCGCCGCTGATCTATCTCCTTGGCATTGCGCTAACCCCTGTCCAGCCCCTGCTCGGGCTCGCCGTTTACACCATCGTGGCCCTTATCTGGCTGGTGCCGGACCGCAGGGTCGAACACTTTGTAACCCGGTCACATCAGAATGGGGCCCACGATTAGCCCGATGGAGATTGGCGCCAGCATCGATGGCCGCCTCCACCATTGGAGCCTTAATACCTCCGTGGTGCGCCTTGCCGCCGAGAAGACGGCCGGGCCGGGTAGGCGAATTCCGCAGGGTCGTGGTTGATTTGAACCGCGGGCGTCGCCACCATGGAACCGTGGAAACGAAAGGCCTCCGTCGCCGGCTCGCCTTTCCCCTGTGCCTGCTGGTAACGGCAGCCGGCACGGCAGGGTGCTCCTATGACTACCCCGATCCGGCCCACGCCCCGGCAGCCGAAGCTGACCGCACGGCCGCACCTGAACCCTTCCGGATAACAGCATCCGCTACCCGTCCCACTGACCCCCTGGTCCTTCAGCGGGAGGCCAGAAACTACCAGGACCTGGACAGCCTTCTCCTGGCCGTGCCGGGGCCGGTTCTCCTTTTTCAAAAGGGTCCGCTGGACGGCCCCGGCAGGGGCTTTGGCACCACGGAAGAAGTCCCCGCGGCGGGCACGTACACGGTCACTGCTGCGTGCGTTGGTGCTGCCAACGCCAAAGTCTTCATCCGGCAGGAGAATCCCAAGGTCATACTCTGGCCCGTCGAGCTCACAGTGGATTGCCCAGGGTCCACGTCCCAAGTCATCACGCTTCAACAGGGCTACGTTTCAGCACACCTGTCCCTGCCCGCGCCGGGAGACGCACCCTGGACGGGAGCTGTTGCCGGAGTACGGGTGACCGGCTGAGGCTGTCACCCCTGCCCGCCGTCAGCATCCCCGGCCACCCCCGGGCGCCGATCCGTTCGGCCGGAGCGCTGCCCGGTGAGAGCTAAGCCTTGTCAGGCCATGGAGGCGCCTTTTATCTTCGAGCGGATGAAGTCGTGATCCTCACCGGAGACAAGCGCCTGCCCGTGCTGCCCTGTGGCCAGGTCCTCCCCGGTTTCCTTCGAGATCACCGCCGTGATGGTCCTGGGCAGCATCTGGCACCCCGGGTTGTCGATCAGCCATTTCTGCGTGGCAGGGTCAAGGCGGTCCCAACGGTCTTTGAGGTTCATTAGCGGGGCATCTCCGTGCTCGGTCCTGCAGAGCCACAACGCTCTGCAGACAGGCTTCGCCTGTCCCAACGCACCAGTAAACCCCGCCCTTCACCCGGAACACAGGGACCAAAGTCCCCACCTCAGGCGGGGCTTCCGGAACGCCTCCTTGTTGCCCGGCCGGTGCTGCTGTGGATACCCATCACTTGCCAACCCATTGGTAAGCATGCTTATTATGAGCGAAGCCGAATGCGAACGGCTGCCAACCAGAGGAGGAGACACCATGGGACTAGGCGACAAGATTGAAAACGCTGCCGAGAAAGCGGGCGGAAAAGGCAAGGAAGCTGCCGGTAACGCCACGGGCGATGACAGCCTGAAGGCGGAAGGCCAAGCGGACCAGGCCAAGGGCGATGTGAAGCAGGCCGGCGAAAAGGTCAAGGACGCATTCAAGCACTGACACCGTTTACGGGAAGGGCGCGCTCAGCGAACGGGGCGCGCCCTTCGTCGTGTCGGGGTGCACTCCAGCCACCCCTGATTGACCTGCGTGCTCGCCCCCTACGTGTTTGGTGCCGCCTGGCTTGCCCTGTTTATCACGGCCCGCCGGCTCCACTTGGCCAGCCGCGCACCGCCCCGAACCAGGCCGCCCCAGCTCCGACCCATGGGTGGCTTGTACAATCTTTCGGCTCTTCGGTGCGGAGTTGCTTCCGCAACTCCCAGTTGCGCCGTCCTAAACTTTGGCCATGCACCCCTTAGCGGCAATAGGGCTGGTTTTTCTCGCCGGGCTTGCCTGGTTGGGCACCGTCCTGACCCTGCTCGTTGCCTTGGCCAAAGCCCGACGCCGGCTGCCGGCTGACGTCGGGCAGGCAGCCCAGAGCGTGGAGACGCAAGGCTCCGCTGGCAGTGGGGCCATAACGTAAACGGCATGGCACATTGCTGCCGACGGCGACCTGTCGCCGGCCTGACGCGACCGCCCGGTATTACCTGGCGGCCGCGGCCCAGCAGTCAGCCATGCCCCGACGGTGGACCGGCGGGATCCCGGGGCTTCAAGGAGCCTGGGAGTCAATGGCCTTCCGGTCGATGGACTTGAGGGCGGCCAGACGTGCTTCCACTTCGGTCTGCTCTCCGAGGTCTTCCAGGGAGGCGAACTGGGCATCGAGGGATGAGGCTGCGAGTTCCTGCTGGCCGCGAACGGTGGCCTCTTGGCGTCGGATCCGCTCCTCATACCGCCCGATGGCCGACGTCGGATCACCGGCGTCCAGGGATTTGAGGGCATCGTGGATCCGGGACTGCGCGGCCGCCGTCCGGGATCTGGCTACCAGCTCGTTGCGCTTGGCCGTCAGCTCGTGCAGCTTGCCCTTCATCTGGTCGAGCCCACCCTTGAGCTTGTCGACCACTTCGTTCTGGGCCGCAAGCCCGGGTACGGCGTCTTTCACGAGCTTCTCGGCGGCCATCTGCCGCTGCAGGGCAACCTTGGCGAGGTTGTCGAACTTCTGCGCATCGGCGAGGTTGCCGGCGGACCGGAACTCGTCGCCCTTCCTGGACGCGGCCAGAGCCTTGCGGCCCCATTCGTTGGCGTCGGCGACGTTACGTTTGTGGTCCTCCTCCAGCATCCGGAGGTTGCCTATGGTCTGGGCGATCGCGGCCTCGGCTTCGCGGATATTCTCCGAGTAATCCCGGACCATCTGGTCCAGCATTTTCTGCGGATCCTCCGCGGAGTCCAGGAGGGCATTGAGGTTTGCCTTGGCCAACTGGGCCACGCGGGCGAAAATACTCTGCTTCACGGGATTCTTTCTATCAGTAGTGGAATTCGCATCCTATGTGTTCGGCACCGCAGGGGACCAGATTCCCTACGCTATGCCTGCCACCCGCCCCGCCTACTTGGTGGCCAGGTCGTGGCGGCGGAAGGTTCCGGCGATGGAGAGTTTCCGGCCGTATTCGATGGACCCGTACCGGAACAGGTGGACAGCCAGCCGCAGGATAATAAGGCCGACGACGAAGAGTTCGACGATGACGATGGCGGATTCAACTGGGTTCAGGGTGCCGAACCCGTTGCGGAGCAGGGCGGTCACCGGAGCGGTCAGCGGGAAGTAGGTGAAGATCTGCACGACCAGCGCGCCCGGGTTGGAGATGATCAGGCTGAATGTGTAGAAGGGGATAAACATCATGGCCACAAGCGGGCCGAAGACGGTCCCGGCTTCCTTGGCGGTCGGCATGATCGCCCCTATGGCCACCAGGACCCCGGTAAAGACGGCGAATCCACCCAGCGTGAGAAGGGCCCCTGTGATCATGGGGCCGGGTTCGAAGACCAGGGATGACAGGTCCACCTCGGGCAGGGCAAGGCGGTTCCGGAAAAACAGGTAGGCCAATCCGACCGGGGCCAGGAACACCAGGATCTGGACCAGGCCGACGGCGAACAGCGAGATGATCTTGCCGGTGATCAGGGTGGTTGGATTTAGGGTGGTCAGGATCATTTCAGTGACCCGGTTTTCCTTCTCCTCCAAGGTGGAATTCAGCATCTGGTTCGAAAGAAGGATCATCGAAAAATAGAAGATGACCAGGAACAGCAGTGGTGGAATGATCCCGCCGACGCCCGCGGCGGCCTTGCCGTCCTTGAATATTTCGGAGTCAAATTTTACGGTCCCGGTCAGGGCCGCCGTCAGCTGGGGTGAGCCGACTTGATGCTGGGCCGAGACCGCGAGCAGCTGCTTGGCCACGGCCTCGTACTTGTCGTTCTCAAACGTGCCTTTGTCCGCACCGTACACCTTCACCGGCTCTTTGGCCGGATCGGCAGGGTAGGCGAAGTATGCCTCCGAGGCGCCGTCCTTCACGGCAGCGATCGCGGCTTCGGGGCCGCTGGCAGTTGTTCCGCCGGCCAACTCGGCGGCAGACGCCATGATGATTCCAGAGGCGTCCGTGTACATGAAAGCGAACGTCGCACTCTTCTGGGCGGCGGCGCTGTCCTTTGTGCTGGCGTTGGACGCGTACACGAGGGCGAAGATAATGATAAGAATGACCGGCAGCGCCAGGGTTGCGATGACGAAGCCCCGTTTCTTGATGGTCCGGAAGAACTCGAACGCGATCACGGTCCCAAGGTTGTGCTGTCCCAATGCCCTGTTCAGCCTTCCGCCAGTTCGTGCTGTTCGCCGTACACCTTGATGAAGATCTCATCCAGGGAGATCCGGGCCGGCGTGAATGACCGGACCACGGCCCCGGCTTCGACCAGCTCGCGCAGCACCGCGGCCTCACTGGACCCGGGGCGCGGCGCCAGTTCGGCGACCCCGTCCACGTCGTCGACGACGTCGAACAGTGCCGATGCGGGCAACGGTCCGTCGTGGGTGACCCGGTAGACGGTGCCGCCGAACTCTTCCTGGACCTCTTCCACCGTCCCGTAAGCGTGGGAGACTCCGTCTTTGAGCAGGATTACCCGGTCACACAGCCGTTCGACTTCTTCCATCTGGTGGGTGACCATGATGACGGTGGCGCCGGCCCGCTTGTGCTCTTCGATAATGTCCATCAGCAGCCGCCGGTTCACGGGGTCAAAGCCCTTGGTCGGCTCGTCCAAAATAAGCAGTTCGGGATCGTTCATGATCGTCACGCCCAACTGGACCTTTTGCTGTTGGCCGCTGGAGAGCTTGTCCAACCGGGACTTTGCCTTGTCGGCCAGACCCACCCGCTCCAAATAGTGTCCGGACCAGGACCGGGCCGCGGCCTTGGACAGGCCCTTGAGCCGGCCGAAGTAGACCATGACATCCAGGACGTGTTCCTTTTTGTACAGGCCGCGCTCTTCCGGCAGGTATCCGAGACGGGCCCCGTCGCGGGGCTCAAAGGCTTTGCCCCCTATGTGCAGGATCCCCGCGGTGGGCTGGTAGATGCCCAGCAGCGCCCGCAAAGTGGTGGTCTTCCCGGATCCATTGGACCCCAGGAAACCGAACGTCTCCCCCGCGTGCACGTCGAAGGACAGATCCCGGATGACCGTGGTGTCCCCGAAGTCCATCCGGAAGTCCTGAATGTGCACCAGCGGCTCCTGCGCCGTGTCCCCCATCGTCATGGTTTCAGACTAGCGGTTACCGATCTGCTCGTGTCGCGCAAGTGCCCGGTTGGGCTCAGACTCCGGACCTACCGGATCCCCGCGGCACGAAGGGTCCGGGCCAGTTCACCTGCGGCTGAGTGGAGCGTCTCCACGGTTTTCGAGATGACGTCGTCTGTGGCAAGTTCCACCGGCATGGAGCAGCTCATGGCGTCCGTCCCGGGGATGCGGTACGGAACCACCACGCTAACGCAGCAAAGCCCCACCGTGTTTTGCTCCCACTCAATGGCATGGCCCGTCTTCCGGAACTCAGTCAGCTCGGCCTGAAGCGCCTCGAAATCAGGGACGCTGTTCGGGGTCAGCTGGGGATAGGGCCCGCCGCCAAGCCGCTGCCGGACCTCCGTATCCGTGTACTCGGAGAGGATGGCTTTGCCCAGGGCCGTCACTTGGGCCGGAAGCTTGCGCCCTACCCTTGAGGACAGCCGGCGCCGGTCTACAGCCTGCCGGGTTGCAAGATAGATGACGTCGGACCGGTCGATGCGGGCGTAGTGGGTAGTGAAGGTCGTGGCATTGCGGACCTTTTCCAGAATGGCCGAAACGTGTTCCATCACCGGATCCCTGTCCAGGTACGCCGTACCGCACAGCAGGGCATGCGTGCCGATCCTATAGGCGCCCTCCGGTGTTTGCTCGATCCAGTTGAGCTCCAGGAGCGTCAACAGCAGCCAGTGCAGGCTGGAACGGGGATACCCGGTCTGCTTGAAGATCTCGGCGGTGGTGAGCGGCTGCGGAGCGGACGCCAGGAGCTCAAGGATGGCGATGGTCCGCTCTGCGGACTTGACCAGTTTGACGTCGCCGGGCGCGTCCCCCCGCGTGCCGGCCTGTACATCCAGCGGTGCCATTACCGCTCCCCCTTTCGCCGCACCGGACTGCGGCAGCTCATTTCGCGGCCAGGTGCGGGTAGTTGTCCATACCTACCCTATGACCATCGCTGGCCCAAAACCCGCCAAGGAGTCCCGTTTCAGCGTTCCCCCCGGAAGTATCGACCTCATTGGCATAGAGCTCCGCGTCGTCCTGCGGGTCGTAGCCGATGCGCCGTCCTGCCTGGAGGTTCGCCCAGCCGCGGGTGTTGGCCGAGACAGCCCACACCACGTGATGGCCCGGGGCACCGAGGTCGTTCAGCGCCGCCTCCACGAGCCTGAACGAATCCGCCGGGGAAAGCCACGAACCAAGGGTCCTGGCGTTGCCCGGGCGCTGGCCGCCGGTACCTATCCGGGCACTGACCACTTTCATTCCGTACTTGTCCGCATACAGGCTGCCGAGCGCTTCCGCGGCCACTTTGCTGACCCCGTAGTACGTATCGGGCCGCGGCGGAAGTACAGCATCCGCCGCGGCATCAGCAAGGTCGTGGAAGCCCACGGCGTGCGTGGAACTGGCCAGCAATACGCGTTCGACGCCGTTGCGGCGGGCTGCTTCCAGCGTCACCTGGGTGCCGGTGATGTTGGTGGCAACGATTTCCTGCCAGGTCATTTCCCGGTGGAGTCCGCCCAGGTGGACAACCCCGGATGTGGCCCTGAGGGACGTGTTCATGAAATCTGGATCAGTTACGGATCCCACCAGGGCAACCTCGTTGGGACGCAAATTCCGGGCTTCCACCAGGTCCAGCAGCCGGACTTCATATCCGGCATCAGCAAGGTAGGGACGCAGCAACGTGGCCATCATGCCGGCACCACCCGTCATGGCGATCGCCTGTGCTTTCTGTGCTGCCGGCAAGTTTCCTCCAATGGTTGACAGCCTGTGATGCTAATCACACTCTCATGAAGTATGTTTCAGATGATAGCAGATGTTTATATATGTAAAAGGAGAATCAGAGTGGATTCGAAGCTCAAGGCACACTCCCGTGCGGCTCTGGCATTGGCGGTGACCTCAGCCACCCTGCTAACGGGCTGTGGCAGCGGGTCGTCCGCCCCTGCGGCCAAGGATGACGGCCAGCCCATCGAGGTCTGGGCGCGCGCCGGCACCGACGCCTCCACGACCTACGCGGCGCTGTTCAAGGAATTCACGGCAAAGACCGGTATCCCGGTCAACTTCCAGGGGGTGCCGGACCTGGACCAGCAACTACAGACCAGGGCGGCCTCCAAGAAGCTTCCGGATATCGTCATCAACGACTCCGCGGCTCTTGGCAACTACACTTCCCAGGGCTACCTGCAGAAACTGGACAAGTCAGCGGTGGACGGAGGCGACAAGATCTCCGACTCCCTGTGGAATGAGGCAGTGGGCCAGGACGGGGCTACTTACGGGGTCCCGTTCTCTCGCCAGACGATGGTGACCATGATCAGGAAGGACTGGCGCGAGAAGCTGGGTCTCCCCGTTCCCAAGACGCAGGAAGACCTCGCGGCGCTGGCCACCGCATTCGCTACACAGGACCCGGACGGAAATGGCCAGGCAGACACTTTCGGGATGACCGTTCCGGGATCCACCGAACGTGGATACCTGGGTTGGTGGGCCTCATCGTACCTTTGGCAGGACGGCGGCGCCTACCTGAAGGACAACGGCAACGGAAAGTACACCGCTTCCGCCGCAAGCAGTGAAAGCCAGAAAGGCGTCACCTGGATCAAGCAACAGTTCTGCACGCCCGGCAACACGCAGCCGGGCGTACTGACGGCGGCCACCAGCGCTGCGTCACCCTTTTTCCAGACCGGAAAGACCGGGATCATTCTCACCGGCCCCTACAACTTCTCCTCGTTTGATACGGCGCTGGGCAAAGACCGGTACGAAGTCATCGAAACTCCCAAGGGTTCGGTGGACAACACAGTCCTGGCCGAAGGCGAGAACATCTATGTCACTGCCACCAACGGCAAAAAGGACCAGACAAAGCAGGTTATCGACTACCTCGTGTCCGCCGACGGGCAAAAGGCGGGCATGACCGCCGGCAAGCAGCCGATTGTCCGCGTACCC
Protein-coding regions in this window:
- a CDS encoding ATP-binding cassette domain-containing protein; the protein is MTMGDTAQEPLVHIQDFRMDFGDTTVIRDLSFDVHAGETFGFLGSNGSGKTTTLRALLGIYQPTAGILHIGGKAFEPRDGARLGYLPEERGLYKKEHVLDVMVYFGRLKGLSKAAARSWSGHYLERVGLADKAKSRLDKLSSGQQQKVQLGVTIMNDPELLILDEPTKGFDPVNRRLLMDIIEEHKRAGATVIMVTHQMEEVERLCDRVILLKDGVSHAYGTVEEVQEEFGGTVYRVTHDGPLPASALFDVVDDVDGVAELAPRPGSSEAAVLRELVEAGAVVRSFTPARISLDEIFIKVYGEQHELAEG
- a CDS encoding IclR family transcriptional regulator, which codes for MAPLDVQAGTRGDAPGDVKLVKSAERTIAILELLASAPQPLTTAEIFKQTGYPRSSLHWLLLTLLELNWIEQTPEGAYRIGTHALLCGTAYLDRDPVMEHVSAILEKVRNATTFTTHYARIDRSDVIYLATRQAVDRRRLSSRVGRKLPAQVTALGKAILSEYTDTEVRQRLGGGPYPQLTPNSVPDFEALQAELTEFRKTGHAIEWEQNTVGLCCVSVVVPYRIPGTDAMSCSMPVELATDDVISKTVETLHSAAGELARTLRAAGIR
- a CDS encoding NAD(P)-dependent oxidoreductase, yielding MPAAQKAQAIAMTGGAGMMATLLRPYLADAGYEVRLLDLVEARNLRPNEVALVGSVTDPDFMNTSLRATSGVVHLGGLHREMTWQEIVATNITGTQVTLEAARRNGVERVLLASSTHAVGFHDLADAAADAVLPPRPDTYYGVSKVAAEALGSLYADKYGMKVVSARIGTGGQRPGNARTLGSWLSPADSFRLVEAALNDLGAPGHHVVWAVSANTRGWANLQAGRRIGYDPQDDAELYANEVDTSGGNAETGLLGGFWASDGHRVGMDNYPHLAAK
- a CDS encoding extracellular solute-binding protein, translated to MDSKLKAHSRAALALAVTSATLLTGCGSGSSAPAAKDDGQPIEVWARAGTDASTTYAALFKEFTAKTGIPVNFQGVPDLDQQLQTRAASKKLPDIVINDSAALGNYTSQGYLQKLDKSAVDGGDKISDSLWNEAVGQDGATYGVPFSRQTMVTMIRKDWREKLGLPVPKTQEDLAALATAFATQDPDGNGQADTFGMTVPGSTERGYLGWWASSYLWQDGGAYLKDNGNGKYTASAASSESQKGVTWIKQQFCTPGNTQPGVLTAATSAASPFFQTGKTGIILTGPYNFSSFDTALGKDRYEVIETPKGSVDNTVLAEGENIYVTATNGKKDQTKQVIDYLVSADGQKAGMTAGKQPIVRVPVNSDVDAAAVYNDPRWTVVQDALKNSSKSFPSAINFVPIKQAAAESLNKIFSDWAADNVASGLKDLDSAITNELTSQNAKS